A window of Flavobacterium branchiarum genomic DNA:
ACATTTTCTTACTGTAAAAGATCACTCGGTTTCTAAAGAAATTTTTGAATTGTACTACGATGAAACTTTGGATATGTTAATTACATCTCCACAACCCAATGAAAATGATTTGGGGAAATATTATGAAAGCGAGGATTATATTTCGCATACAGACAACAAGCGTTCGTTATTTGAAAAAGCATATCATATTGTAAAAAATATTGCACTTAAGAATAAATTAAATTTGATTAATTCTGAAAACCCGCAAAAAGGTAGAATTTTAGATATAGGAGCAGGAACTGGTGATTTCTTGTTAACTGCTAAAGATAATGGTTGGAATACTGTTGGAGTAGAACCAAGCGAAAGAGCAAAGTCTATTGCTATAAAAAAAGGAATTTCTTTTGTGGATAAAATTGCTGACTTAGAAAATAATTCTTTTGACGTAATTACGATGTGGCACGTTTTGGAACACGTTCCAAATTTAGAATTGCAAATACAAGAATTGAAGCGATTATTAAAACCAACTGGAACGTTAATTGTAGCAGTTCCAAATTTTAAATCTTTCGATGCAAATCATTATAAAACTTTTTGGGCTGCGTATGATGTGCCAATTCATTTTTGGCATTTCTCTAAAAAAGCGATTCAGTCACTTTTCGAAAAAGTAGATATGCGTCTTGAAAAAATTCTTCCAATGAAATTTGACTCGTTTTATGTGAGTCTACTTTCTGAAAAATACAAAACTGGAAAAATGAATTACCTAACTGCATTTTTTATTGGATTAAAATCGAATTGGAAAGCAAAGCGTAGTTTAGAATATTCATCACACATTTATGTCTTAAAAAACAAGTAAAACTCATTTTTAGCCGATTTAAGACATTTTTTATATAAGAATCGTGTGTTTGTATTCCTTTTTTTAGAAAATCGCTTAAATAAAAGCTGGTGAAGCTACTATTAATAGCGGTAAATTATAAATAATCTGAGTTTGATAATAAAAATTGATACTAGTAAAATTGAGTGTTTTTTAAACTTTTTTATCTATTTATGATGTGTCTGTTCAATTTTGGAATTTTTTTAAAAGGAATTCGGTTTTTTAAAAAAGCAGCGAATCATCTTAAAAAAAATCTTGCAATCAAATTTGACTCAATTTTTATGAGTTTACTTTTTTGGAAATGCACTTATGAAAATTAACTTCCTAAGTGCATTTTTTATTGGATTAAAACGAAATTGTATAACGAAGTACACTTTAGAATATTCATCGCTCATTTATGTCTAAAAAAATAAGTAAAACGTATTTTTAGCCCATTTAAGAAGTTTTTTATATAGTAATCGTGTGTTCGTATCCCTTTTTTTAGAAAATCGCTTAAATAAAAGCTGGTAAAGTCATTATTAATAGTAGTAAATTATGCATAATCAAAGTTTGATAATAAAAATTGATACTATAAAAATTGAATAATTTTGGACAAATTTTGTTGTTTATGCAGTGATAATTCAATTTTTTGTTTTTTAAGAAATAGAAATTAAATCTAAAAAAAATAGATATGTATCTGAAAAAAAAATGTACATGAAAAATGAATTGTCTAAGAGTATTTTTATTGAATTATAATCAAATTATAAGGCAAAGTGAACTTTAGAATATTTGCCCCACATTTATATCTTTAAAAATTATTTAAACGCATTTTTAGATTATTTAAGACGTATTTTATATAATAAACATGTATTTGTATTCCTTTTTTATGAAAACGTCTTAAAGAATAACTGGTGAGCCCATTGTTAATAACAGTAAATTATTAATAATCTAAGTTTGATATTAAAAATTGATACTAGAAAAATTGAGCATTTTTTAAACTTTATGTCGATGCTATTGATTTTTTTATATTTTTGTCATTCATACTTTAAAAAAATAGAAATTAACAAAATGAAAAAAGCATTAGTAATTATCGCACTTTCGATTTCAGTAGTTGCTTGTAATAAAACAGCAGAAGTTAAGGAAGTAAAAACAGCTTACGTTGACACTTCAGTTTTAATGAAAGAGTACACTGAAGCAAAAGATTTAGAAGCTAAATACAAAGCACAAGCAGAGGAAAAAGGTAGACAGCTTCAAGCGGAGATTACTCGTTTCAAACAAGATGCTTCTAATTTCCAAAGTCAAGCACAAGCTAATGGTCAAGCATGGGCACAACAAAGAGGTGCTGAGTTGCAAAAAAGAGAGCAACAATTAGGTTATGCTCAACAAGCATTAGCACAACAATTGCAACAAGAAAGTGGTGCAGAAATGGACTCTTTAGTTACAGGAGTTAAAAAATTCATCAAGAATTACGGTAAAGAAAAAGGGTACTCTTACATTTACGGTACTGGTGATGCTGCATCGATTTTATATGCAGAAGATAAATATGACATTACAAAAGAGATCGTTAAAGCTTTAAACGATAACTATAAAGCTGGTACTAAACTAGATACTAAAACTGACGCTAAAGAAAAGGACTCAGCTGCAGTTAAAAAATAATATAA
This region includes:
- a CDS encoding class I SAM-dependent methyltransferase, encoding MDVLNKKHFLTVKDHSVSKEIFELYYDETLDMLITSPQPNENDLGKYYESEDYISHTDNKRSLFEKAYHIVKNIALKNKLNLINSENPQKGRILDIGAGTGDFLLTAKDNGWNTVGVEPSERAKSIAIKKGISFVDKIADLENNSFDVITMWHVLEHVPNLELQIQELKRLLKPTGTLIVAVPNFKSFDANHYKTFWAAYDVPIHFWHFSKKAIQSLFEKVDMRLEKILPMKFDSFYVSLLSEKYKTGKMNYLTAFFIGLKSNWKAKRSLEYSSHIYVLKNK
- a CDS encoding OmpH family outer membrane protein → MKKALVIIALSISVVACNKTAEVKEVKTAYVDTSVLMKEYTEAKDLEAKYKAQAEEKGRQLQAEITRFKQDASNFQSQAQANGQAWAQQRGAELQKREQQLGYAQQALAQQLQQESGAEMDSLVTGVKKFIKNYGKEKGYSYIYGTGDAASILYAEDKYDITKEIVKALNDNYKAGTKLDTKTDAKEKDSAAVKK